The Gordonia sp. KTR9 genome contains a region encoding:
- the pabB gene encoding aminodeoxychorismate synthase component I: protein MAAVRTLLIDNYDSFTYNLYALLTEVNGQEPVVVANDVPWASVDLTAVDNVVVSPGPGRPDYVRDFGISATALTDSGLPVLGVCLGHQGLCHVFGSPVVRAPEPRHGRVSAVHHDGRGLFAGLPSPFRAVRYHSLAVMDVPDVLEEQAWSDDGVLMAVHHRDLPMWGVQFHPESICSEYGRELLANFAAATPLRTNRRATGVAVRTSPTTGSVPAEHMPSTKHEHRYRVRSVRVDRTVDAQALYERLFADGPNSYWLDGSAADDEDGRFSVMGDCSGPHAEYVTYRVPEMTVRVQHSNGTVEVVRSTFFDYLGAQVRERSVAPRSDLPSGFCLGYVGYLGYELKADTGGQLAHASEQADAALVFADRAVVIDHEGGCVYVLALEPVENLDRPDPDTTRWLRETASTIRELPPPLPRSTTPPLVPVPHEVPIVFRHNHETYLRLVEDCLAEIRSGESYEVCLTNSATVHRTLDPVSGYSCLREISPMPYSALLQFSGLSVLSASPERFLKVAADRTVESKPIKGTRPRSANPLEDQEFRCALRASEKDRSENLMIVDLVRNDLSRVCEPGSVHVPSLFDIETYAPVHQMVSTVRGTLREGLSAVDCVRAAFPGGSMTGAPKIRTMEIIDKLEAGPRGVYSGAIGYFSLTGTADLSIVIRTMVATDSEVTFGVGGAIVALSDPDEEFEETMVKALTMRRCLSVADESGP, encoded by the coding sequence GTGGCCGCGGTGCGCACATTGCTGATCGACAACTACGATTCGTTCACCTACAACCTGTACGCGCTGTTGACCGAGGTCAACGGCCAGGAGCCGGTCGTCGTCGCCAACGACGTGCCGTGGGCGTCGGTCGACCTCACGGCTGTCGACAACGTGGTGGTCTCCCCCGGCCCGGGTCGACCGGACTACGTCCGCGACTTCGGGATCAGCGCAACGGCTCTGACCGACAGCGGGCTGCCCGTACTCGGTGTGTGTTTGGGACACCAGGGCCTGTGCCATGTGTTCGGCAGTCCCGTGGTGCGGGCCCCGGAGCCACGACACGGGCGGGTCAGCGCGGTGCACCACGACGGCCGGGGCCTCTTCGCGGGGCTGCCGTCCCCGTTCCGGGCGGTGAGATATCACTCGCTCGCGGTGATGGATGTCCCCGACGTGTTGGAGGAGCAGGCGTGGTCGGACGACGGCGTCCTGATGGCGGTGCACCACCGGGATCTGCCGATGTGGGGGGTGCAATTCCATCCGGAGTCGATCTGCAGCGAGTACGGCCGGGAACTGCTGGCGAACTTTGCCGCAGCGACACCGCTGCGTACGAACCGGCGAGCGACGGGCGTGGCGGTGAGAACGTCGCCGACGACAGGATCTGTTCCCGCAGAGCATATGCCGTCGACGAAGCACGAACACCGCTATCGGGTGCGGTCGGTGCGCGTCGACCGGACCGTGGATGCGCAAGCGCTGTATGAGCGATTGTTCGCCGACGGACCGAACAGCTACTGGCTCGACGGATCGGCGGCCGACGACGAGGACGGCAGATTCTCCGTCATGGGCGACTGCTCGGGACCGCACGCCGAGTATGTGACCTACCGTGTGCCGGAAATGACCGTGCGAGTGCAACATTCGAACGGCACGGTCGAGGTGGTCCGCAGCACCTTCTTCGACTATCTCGGCGCGCAGGTGCGGGAGCGCTCGGTGGCGCCGCGGTCGGATCTGCCGTCGGGGTTCTGTCTCGGTTATGTCGGCTACCTCGGTTACGAACTCAAGGCGGACACCGGTGGACAGTTGGCTCATGCGTCCGAGCAGGCCGATGCCGCGCTGGTGTTCGCGGACCGCGCGGTGGTGATCGATCACGAGGGCGGGTGCGTGTACGTACTGGCACTCGAACCGGTCGAGAATCTCGACAGACCGGATCCCGACACGACTCGATGGTTGCGCGAGACGGCGTCGACCATCCGGGAGTTGCCGCCCCCACTCCCCCGATCGACGACTCCCCCGCTGGTCCCGGTTCCACATGAGGTGCCGATCGTGTTCCGGCACAACCACGAGACGTACCTGAGGCTCGTCGAGGACTGCCTGGCGGAGATCCGGTCCGGGGAGTCCTACGAGGTGTGCCTGACGAACTCGGCCACCGTGCACCGCACCCTCGACCCCGTGTCCGGGTATTCGTGCCTCCGCGAGATCAGCCCGATGCCCTACAGTGCGTTGCTGCAGTTCTCGGGGCTGTCGGTGCTCAGCGCGTCGCCGGAACGCTTCCTGAAGGTCGCCGCGGACCGCACGGTGGAGTCGAAACCGATCAAGGGCACCCGGCCTCGGTCGGCGAATCCGCTGGAGGACCAGGAATTCCGATGCGCGCTGCGAGCGAGCGAGAAGGACCGGTCGGAGAACCTGATGATCGTCGACCTCGTCCGCAACGACCTCTCGCGCGTCTGTGAGCCGGGCTCGGTGCACGTGCCGTCCCTGTTCGACATCGAGACCTACGCACCGGTGCATCAGATGGTGTCGACGGTGCGTGGGACGCTACGCGAGGGGCTGTCGGCGGTCGACTGTGTGCGGGCGGCGTTTCCGGGCGGTTCGATGACCGGGGCGCCGAAGATCCGCACGATGGAGATCATCGACAAGCTCGAGGCCGGTCCGCGGGGGGTGTACTCGGGCGCGATCGGCTACTTCTCGCTGACGGGAACCGCCGATCTGTCGATCGTGATCCGCACGATGGTCGCCACCGATTCCGAGGTGACGTTCGGGGTCGGCGGTGCGATCGTCGCGCTGTCGGATCCGGACGAGGAGTTCGAGGAGACGATGGTCAAGGCGCTGACCATGCGACGCTGCCTGTCCGTTGCCGACGAAAGCGGGCCATGA
- a CDS encoding prephenate dehydrogenase dimerization domain-containing protein yields the protein MTGSTAPEARSVVVAGGAGAVGAMFADRWRADGADVYVLDAAFGDDIRSPGPEAEARMREADIVVLAVPEYVALAAVGTVRPLLRSTALLVETLSVKSRFSAAVARLDGVDVDAGGPIVGVNPMFAPSLGLPGRAVAVVVHRGGPGADLLLDDLARWGARTELTTADRHDRLCAAVQALTHATILSFGCALADLGVDADETATLATPPFTTMSAMLARITGGTPEVYRDVQRSNPCAPAARDALARAVSRVSAACDDDDDTAGTEFTALLARAGASLGDRGDGYAEMCARLFDGMAS from the coding sequence ATGACCGGATCGACCGCCCCCGAGGCGCGGTCGGTGGTCGTGGCCGGCGGTGCGGGAGCGGTGGGGGCGATGTTCGCGGATCGGTGGCGCGCGGACGGCGCCGACGTGTACGTCCTGGACGCCGCGTTCGGGGACGACATCAGGTCTCCCGGCCCGGAGGCGGAGGCGCGGATGCGCGAGGCCGACATCGTGGTCCTCGCGGTACCGGAGTATGTGGCGCTGGCGGCGGTGGGGACGGTCCGGCCCTTGCTGCGTTCGACGGCGCTGCTGGTGGAGACGCTGTCGGTGAAGTCGCGGTTCTCGGCGGCTGTCGCCCGTCTCGACGGGGTCGACGTCGACGCGGGCGGGCCGATCGTCGGGGTGAATCCGATGTTCGCGCCGTCCCTCGGACTACCCGGCCGTGCGGTCGCGGTCGTCGTCCATCGGGGCGGGCCGGGCGCGGACCTTCTGCTCGACGACCTGGCACGGTGGGGCGCCAGGACGGAGCTCACCACCGCGGACCGGCACGACCGCCTGTGTGCGGCGGTGCAGGCCCTCACCCACGCGACCATCCTGTCGTTCGGGTGCGCGCTGGCCGACCTCGGCGTAGACGCCGACGAGACCGCGACGCTGGCAACCCCTCCGTTCACGACGATGTCGGCGATGCTGGCTCGGATCACCGGTGGGACACCAGAGGTGTACCGGGACGTGCAGAGATCGAACCCGTGCGCGCCTGCGGCGCGAGATGCGCTGGCGCGGGCCGTGTCCCGGGTGTCGGCCGCCTGCGACGATGACGATGACACCGCCGGCACCGAGTTCACGGCGCTGCTCGCCCGGGCCGGTGCATCGCTGGGCGACCGCGGGGACGGATACGCGGAGATGTGTGCCCGACTGTTCGACGGAATGGCATCGTGA
- a CDS encoding diiron oxygenase, with protein MTGELPDHDASDPVETAVIRGLVRSWPRRATVRRTEPELDGPTMDDVFDDACSDYPDSMLPFDGHPGWDRLDEDIRSRVRAWAWIAYNKNVVDIEQDVVTPGFGLLFRDAFGTGFSDAGRAAVVQSMVDEEYHTLMHLNASALTRRRRGWALPDAALPESLTVRRHREALARAESARAAALTTLAYATVAETSIGDYLTLIADDRTIQPVHQATVALHRRDERAHGSVAGEMIGLVHDRLDPDDRIILARALRDGVDAFTSTDGSLWSAIVDAERIPDGDTILRDVAEDPDRRRVLQDCSAVDRLLARFGRIG; from the coding sequence GTGACCGGCGAGCTGCCCGACCACGACGCCTCCGATCCGGTGGAGACGGCGGTGATCCGCGGGCTGGTCCGCAGCTGGCCGCGCCGTGCGACGGTACGGCGCACCGAACCCGAACTCGACGGACCCACGATGGACGACGTCTTCGACGACGCCTGTTCCGACTATCCCGATTCGATGCTCCCGTTCGACGGGCATCCGGGCTGGGATCGGCTCGACGAGGACATCCGGTCCAGGGTCCGCGCGTGGGCCTGGATCGCCTACAACAAGAACGTCGTCGACATCGAGCAAGACGTGGTGACACCCGGTTTCGGACTGCTGTTCCGGGATGCGTTCGGCACGGGGTTCTCGGATGCGGGCCGGGCGGCGGTGGTGCAGTCGATGGTCGACGAGGAGTACCACACGCTGATGCACCTGAACGCGTCCGCGCTGACCCGCCGGCGGCGCGGCTGGGCGCTGCCGGACGCGGCGCTGCCCGAGTCGTTGACGGTGCGCCGACACCGAGAGGCGCTCGCGCGGGCGGAGTCGGCGCGAGCCGCGGCTCTGACGACCCTGGCGTACGCGACGGTCGCCGAGACCTCCATCGGCGACTACCTGACCCTCATCGCCGACGACCGGACCATTCAGCCGGTACACCAGGCCACCGTCGCCCTGCATCGCCGCGACGAGCGCGCGCACGGCTCGGTCGCCGGTGAGATGATCGGTCTGGTCCACGACCGGCTGGACCCAGACGATCGGATCATCCTGGCGCGCGCCCTGCGTGACGGTGTCGATGCGTTCACTTCCACCGATGGGTCCCTGTGGTCGGCGATCGTCGACGCCGAGCGAATCCCGGACGGCGACACGATTCTCCGCGATGTCGCCGAGGACCCCGATCGCCGTCGAGTCCTGCAGGACTGCAGCGCAGTCGACCGTCTCCTCGCCCGGTTCGGCCGGATCGGCTGA
- a CDS encoding GNAT family N-acetyltransferase, which yields MNVHNRARLATTADAATIADLLDEFNREFDEPSPGPVALARRLHELLSGASTFAVVAGAPIVSLGLVTIRTNVWVEGGIALLDEMYTTPAERSRGLGSAVLTAAVAEATRRGAGEFEIEVDEPDVDAHRFYARHGFPMRDPATGDRAFVLRKELSTP from the coding sequence GTGAACGTCCACAACCGCGCCCGACTGGCGACGACGGCAGACGCAGCGACGATCGCCGATCTGCTGGATGAGTTCAATCGCGAGTTCGACGAGCCGTCGCCCGGGCCGGTGGCGCTGGCACGCCGTCTGCACGAGTTGCTCTCCGGTGCTTCTACTTTCGCCGTCGTCGCCGGCGCTCCGATCGTGTCGCTGGGACTGGTCACCATCCGCACCAACGTCTGGGTCGAGGGCGGCATCGCGCTGCTCGACGAGATGTACACGACACCCGCCGAACGGAGCCGCGGACTCGGCAGTGCCGTTCTCACCGCTGCCGTCGCCGAGGCGACACGGCGGGGCGCCGGTGAGTTCGAGATCGAGGTCGACGAACCCGACGTCGACGCACACCGCTTCTACGCCAGGCACGGATTCCCGATGCGCGACCCCGCCACCGGCGACCGGGCTTTCGTACTGCGCAAAGAGCTGTCCACCCCGTAA
- a CDS encoding ATP-binding protein: MVQLTVGSHRDNATTDVLLAAEKFNRHTFWCGQSGSGKTYALGVVLEQLLLRTRLPLLILDPNADFTRLPETRGTTDPATADAIAAADIRVLHSTRRDGPQLRTRFLALPLAAKAAVLQLDPIADADEYNVLLHADATLTETSDQTTYLEALRRSDDPGHQRLAKRIENLQVLDWALWARGGVAATDIVDERPQATVLDLGGFAHPAEPKVAALSVLEHLWERRDERRPVLIVIDEAHNICPPLATSAVEQALIDRVVQIAAEGRKFGLWLLLSTQRPTKIHPNVLSQCDNLCLMRMNAPRDLAELADTFGFVPEHLLAESPGFRQGEALFAGGFITAPTYTQMGARITEEGGADVAVPLGV, encoded by the coding sequence GTGGTTCAGCTGACAGTGGGAAGCCATCGCGACAACGCGACGACCGACGTCCTCCTCGCAGCGGAGAAGTTCAACCGCCACACCTTCTGGTGCGGCCAGAGCGGATCCGGAAAGACCTACGCGCTCGGGGTGGTGCTCGAGCAGCTGTTGCTGCGCACCCGACTCCCCTTGCTCATCCTCGACCCGAACGCCGATTTCACGCGTTTGCCGGAGACACGAGGCACCACCGACCCCGCAACGGCCGACGCGATCGCGGCCGCCGACATCCGGGTGCTCCATTCCACCCGGCGCGACGGACCGCAGTTGCGGACACGTTTTCTCGCCCTGCCCCTCGCCGCGAAGGCCGCGGTCCTGCAGCTGGATCCGATCGCCGACGCCGACGAGTACAACGTCCTGCTACACGCCGACGCCACGCTCACCGAGACGTCGGACCAGACCACCTACCTCGAGGCCCTCCGCCGTTCCGACGACCCCGGACACCAACGGCTGGCCAAGCGGATCGAGAATCTCCAGGTTCTCGACTGGGCACTGTGGGCGCGGGGTGGCGTCGCAGCCACCGACATCGTCGACGAGCGACCGCAGGCGACCGTGCTCGACCTGGGCGGCTTCGCCCACCCGGCGGAACCGAAGGTGGCCGCTCTCAGTGTGCTCGAGCACCTGTGGGAACGCCGCGACGAACGACGGCCCGTCCTCATCGTGATCGACGAAGCCCACAACATCTGTCCGCCGCTGGCCACGAGCGCGGTGGAACAGGCACTGATCGATCGCGTCGTGCAGATCGCCGCCGAGGGACGCAAATTCGGCCTCTGGCTCCTGCTGTCGACGCAACGACCCACCAAGATCCATCCCAATGTCCTGTCCCAGTGCGACAACCTGTGCCTGATGCGGATGAACGCCCCGCGGGATCTCGCCGAACTCGCCGACACCTTCGGCTTCGTCCCCGAGCACCTGCTCGCGGAGTCCCCCGGATTCCGCCAGGGCGAGGCGCTCTTCGCGGGCGGGTTCATCACGGCCCCCACCTACACCCAGATGGGTGCCCGGATCACCGAAGAGGGCGGTGCCGACGTCGCGGTGCCGCTGGGTGTCTAG
- a CDS encoding DUF6389 family protein yields the protein MDAAEYRRSLAHILATRSVDVAATLERLGAAASDVAGGVTVDGVMIDVFVDQDGEGPFDVWARFEGADAFELDRRFDDERRLFGVEWGELGWEPAVPSRPRGWSRDDLEETIVDVVATWLDALVPSGPVDWEIGSAAGTLDRRPLGPSADRDGTGPRG from the coding sequence GTGGACGCAGCCGAGTACCGACGCAGCCTTGCACACATCCTTGCGACGCGATCCGTAGATGTCGCAGCAACGTTGGAACGCCTCGGCGCGGCGGCGTCCGACGTCGCCGGCGGCGTGACGGTCGACGGTGTGATGATCGATGTGTTCGTCGACCAAGACGGCGAAGGTCCGTTCGATGTCTGGGCACGATTCGAGGGTGCGGACGCGTTCGAACTGGACCGGCGATTCGACGACGAGCGACGGCTGTTCGGCGTCGAATGGGGGGAACTCGGCTGGGAACCGGCGGTGCCGTCGCGACCGCGGGGATGGTCGCGCGACGACCTGGAGGAAACGATCGTCGATGTCGTCGCGACGTGGCTCGACGCGCTTGTCCCGAGTGGGCCGGTGGACTGGGAGATCGGTTCGGCCGCAGGAACGCTCGACCGACGGCCGCTGGGGCCGAGCGCCGACCGGGACGGAACAGGTCCACGGGGCTGA
- a CDS encoding membrane protein gives MLILAIIVFGMVIGALAQILLGGKNLRTVDWGLALVAGLVGSFLGGLLISLLSGDGLELRPSGIIGSLVGAVLVTAGWIWFKKRSTV, from the coding sequence GTGCTCATCTTGGCAATCATCGTTTTCGGCATGGTCATCGGCGCCCTCGCGCAGATCCTCCTCGGCGGCAAGAACCTGCGAACCGTCGACTGGGGTCTCGCCCTGGTCGCCGGACTCGTGGGTTCCTTCCTCGGCGGATTGCTCATCAGTCTGCTCTCCGGCGACGGACTCGAACTCCGTCCCAGCGGCATCATCGGCTCCCTCGTGGGCGCGGTCCTGGTGACCGCCGGGTGGATCTGGTTCAAGAAGCGTTCGACGGTCTAG
- the der gene encoding ribosome biogenesis GTPase Der produces the protein MSDNYSDDLTALPGDGTWSDETDWQLTDVGGADDASGVEHMPVVAIVGRPNVGKSTLVNRILGRREAVVEDIPGVTRDRVSYAASWSGRRFTVVDTGGWEPDAKGLQQAVAAQAELAMRTADAIVVVVDATVGATATDEAVARVLRRSKTPVILCANKVDSERLESDTASLWSLGLGEPYPVSAAHGRGAGDLLDIILDKLPETPREAPTLGGPRRVALVGKPNVGKSSLLNKLTGSERSVVDNVAGTTVDPVDELVELGGKTWNFVDTAGLRRKVRTASGHEYYASLRTRSALDAAEVAVLLIDASEPITEQDLRVLSLIIESGRALVIAFNKWDLVDEDRRYQLDKEIDRELARVPWARRVNISASTGRAVQKLVPALESALESWDKRISTGPLNNWLKDVIAANPPPLRGGRQPRVMFATQASVRPPTFVLFTTGFLEAGYRRFLERRLREEFNFDGSPVRINVRVRDKREQRRKR, from the coding sequence GTGAGCGACAACTACTCGGACGATCTCACGGCGCTGCCCGGCGACGGCACGTGGTCGGACGAAACCGACTGGCAGCTGACCGATGTCGGGGGCGCCGACGACGCGTCCGGCGTCGAGCACATGCCGGTGGTGGCGATCGTCGGACGGCCCAACGTGGGCAAGTCGACGCTCGTCAACCGCATCCTGGGCCGTCGGGAAGCCGTGGTCGAGGACATCCCCGGCGTGACCCGTGACCGCGTGTCGTATGCGGCGTCGTGGTCGGGCCGGCGGTTCACCGTCGTCGACACCGGCGGCTGGGAGCCGGACGCCAAGGGCCTGCAACAGGCCGTCGCCGCCCAGGCCGAACTGGCCATGCGCACTGCCGACGCCATCGTCGTCGTGGTCGACGCCACGGTCGGCGCGACCGCGACCGACGAAGCTGTCGCACGGGTGCTGCGGCGCTCGAAGACCCCGGTCATCCTGTGTGCCAACAAGGTCGACAGCGAACGTCTGGAGTCCGACACCGCCTCGCTGTGGTCGCTGGGGCTCGGCGAGCCGTACCCGGTGTCGGCCGCGCACGGCCGCGGCGCCGGCGACCTGCTCGACATCATCCTGGACAAGCTGCCCGAGACCCCCCGGGAGGCACCGACTCTCGGCGGTCCTCGTCGGGTCGCGCTCGTGGGCAAACCGAACGTCGGCAAGAGTTCGCTGCTGAACAAGCTGACCGGTAGCGAGCGTTCGGTGGTCGACAACGTGGCCGGCACGACCGTCGACCCGGTCGACGAACTCGTCGAACTCGGCGGCAAGACCTGGAATTTCGTCGACACCGCCGGTCTGCGACGCAAGGTGCGGACCGCGAGCGGTCACGAGTACTACGCGTCGCTGCGGACGCGGTCGGCGCTCGACGCGGCCGAGGTGGCGGTCCTGCTGATCGACGCGTCGGAACCGATCACCGAACAGGACCTGCGCGTGCTGTCGCTCATCATCGAGAGCGGCCGCGCGCTCGTGATCGCGTTCAACAAGTGGGATCTGGTCGACGAGGATCGTCGGTATCAGCTGGACAAGGAGATCGACCGCGAGCTCGCTCGTGTGCCCTGGGCGCGGCGGGTGAACATCTCGGCGTCGACCGGCCGGGCCGTCCAGAAGCTGGTGCCCGCGCTGGAATCAGCGCTCGAGTCGTGGGACAAGCGCATCTCGACCGGCCCGCTGAACAACTGGCTCAAGGACGTCATCGCCGCCAACCCGCCGCCGCTGCGCGGTGGCCGGCAGCCGCGCGTAATGTTCGCGACCCAGGCCTCGGTCCGGCCGCCGACCTTCGTGCTGTTCACCACCGGCTTCCTCGAGGCGGGCTACCGCCGATTCCTCGAGCGGCGGCTGCGTGAGGAGTTCAACTTCGACGGCTCGCCGGTTCGGATCAACGTCCGCGTCCGCGACAAGCGGGAGCAACGCCGCAAGCGCTGA
- the cmk gene encoding (d)CMP kinase, producing the protein MTDGVSSSAGGTTHVVAIDGPAGTGKSSVSKLLAAKVGASYLDTGAMYRAVTLAVLDAGVALDDPAGIARVAAGVDIALIPDGDGAKVFLDGRDVSGPIRTEHVTSAVSAVSAVPEVRTKLVALQQQNAQGRFVVVEGRDIGTVVFPEADVKIFLTATPEARAERRHKQNLAGGRDSDYEAVLASVNRRDHLDSTRKVSPLRAADDATLVDTSDKTLDEVLDELSGLVETRIGAVER; encoded by the coding sequence GTGACTGACGGGGTGTCCTCGTCTGCCGGCGGAACCACGCATGTCGTCGCCATCGACGGTCCGGCGGGTACCGGTAAGTCGTCGGTCTCGAAACTACTCGCGGCCAAGGTCGGGGCCAGCTACCTCGACACCGGTGCGATGTACCGGGCGGTGACGCTCGCTGTTCTCGATGCCGGTGTGGCGCTGGACGATCCAGCCGGGATCGCCCGCGTCGCGGCCGGCGTCGACATCGCGCTAATACCGGACGGAGACGGTGCCAAGGTGTTTCTCGACGGTCGCGACGTCTCCGGTCCCATCCGGACCGAGCACGTCACGAGCGCCGTGTCCGCGGTGTCGGCGGTACCCGAGGTGCGCACGAAACTGGTTGCGCTGCAACAGCAGAATGCGCAAGGACGGTTCGTCGTCGTCGAGGGCCGCGACATCGGCACGGTGGTGTTCCCCGAGGCGGACGTCAAGATCTTCCTGACCGCGACGCCCGAGGCGCGCGCCGAGCGGCGGCACAAGCAGAACCTGGCCGGCGGACGCGACAGCGACTACGAGGCGGTGCTGGCGAGTGTCAACCGGCGCGACCATCTCGACTCGACGCGCAAGGTGTCGCCGCTGCGTGCGGCCGACGACGCGACTCTCGTCGACACCAGTGACAAAACCCTCGACGAGGTGCTCGACGAACTGAGCGGCCTCGTGGAGACCCGGATCGGAGCTGTGGAACGGTGA
- a CDS encoding pseudouridine synthase has translation MASAGRDGSPGNRRKGAPAQQPRTKKTHRKGSSKPNVEVGKIRLNNAKPARHQTPADDTHGSGANYVEDGVRLQKVLAQAGVASRRGAEEMIAAGRVEVDGEIVTEQGMRINPDTAIIRVDGARVIMDETRQYLAFNKPKGWQSTMSDDQGRPSVGDVIAERVMAGQRLFHVGRLDADTEGLLLLTNDGELAHRLMHPSFEVPKTYLATLKGEVPRGIARRMREGVDLDDGPVTVDKFTVIEVHEGQSLVRITLHEGRNRVVRRMMDEVGYPVVKLVRTHVGSVALGEQRPGSLRVLGSDEVGGLYKAVGL, from the coding sequence ATGGCATCCGCTGGCCGAGATGGCTCACCGGGAAACCGCCGCAAGGGCGCGCCCGCACAACAGCCGCGAACCAAGAAGACCCACCGCAAGGGGTCGTCGAAGCCGAACGTCGAAGTGGGCAAGATCCGGCTGAACAACGCAAAGCCGGCGCGCCACCAGACGCCCGCCGATGACACTCACGGCTCCGGCGCCAACTACGTCGAGGACGGCGTTCGGTTGCAGAAGGTGCTCGCCCAGGCCGGCGTGGCGTCACGACGCGGCGCCGAGGAGATGATCGCGGCCGGTCGTGTCGAGGTCGACGGCGAGATCGTCACCGAGCAAGGTATGCGTATCAACCCCGACACCGCGATCATCCGCGTGGACGGCGCCCGCGTGATCATGGACGAGACCCGTCAGTACCTGGCGTTCAACAAGCCCAAGGGCTGGCAGTCGACGATGTCGGACGACCAGGGCCGTCCCAGCGTCGGTGACGTGATCGCCGAGCGGGTCATGGCGGGCCAGCGACTGTTCCACGTCGGTCGCCTCGACGCCGACACCGAGGGTCTGCTGCTGCTGACCAACGACGGCGAACTCGCGCACCGGTTGATGCACCCGTCCTTCGAGGTGCCCAAGACCTACCTCGCAACACTCAAGGGCGAGGTCCCGCGCGGGATCGCGCGACGCATGCGCGAGGGCGTCGACCTCGACGACGGCCCGGTGACGGTCGACAAGTTCACCGTGATCGAGGTCCACGAGGGGCAGTCGCTGGTGCGGATCACTCTGCACGAGGGCCGCAATCGCGTGGTGCGTCGCATGATGGACGAGGTCGGTTACCCGGTCGTCAAACTGGTTCGCACACATGTCGGTTCGGTGGCACTGGGCGAGCAGCGCCCGGGCAGCCTGCGCGTCCTGGGCAGCGACGAGGTCGGTGGCCTGTACAAGGCGGTCGGCCTGTGA
- the scpB gene encoding SMC-Scp complex subunit ScpB: MTDHVPDVETYDATRAAAGEDPGPAEPEQTALQGDGEYLDDDRLRSALEAVLLVVDTPVTTDELANAVDQDRTRVRETLNAMSSELTASGSGFDLRFAGDGWRYYTRAEYAPYVERLLLDGARSKLTRAALETLAAIAYRQPVTRARVSAIRGVNVDGVIRTLVARGLINEVGNEPTTNATTYATTELFLERLGLASLSELPDLAPLLPDVDLIDDLDEELLADPRFAKLSSQPSDSKELIIDGGTTTDSQD, translated from the coding sequence ATGACAGACCACGTTCCCGACGTCGAGACATACGACGCGACCAGGGCGGCCGCGGGGGAGGATCCGGGACCGGCCGAACCCGAGCAGACCGCGCTCCAGGGTGACGGGGAGTATCTCGACGACGATCGTCTGCGCTCAGCGCTGGAGGCGGTGCTCCTCGTCGTCGACACCCCGGTGACCACCGACGAACTCGCGAACGCAGTGGACCAGGACCGCACGCGGGTCCGGGAGACGCTCAACGCGATGTCGTCCGAGCTCACCGCGTCGGGCAGCGGCTTCGATCTGCGATTCGCCGGCGACGGCTGGCGCTACTACACACGAGCGGAATACGCCCCGTACGTCGAGCGGCTGCTGCTCGACGGGGCGCGGTCGAAGCTCACCCGAGCGGCCCTCGAGACACTGGCGGCCATCGCGTACCGGCAGCCGGTCACCCGGGCCCGGGTCAGCGCCATCCGCGGCGTCAACGTCGACGGCGTGATCCGCACGCTCGTCGCACGCGGGCTGATCAACGAGGTCGGCAACGAACCGACCACGAACGCCACGACGTATGCCACCACCGAGCTGTTCCTCGAGCGCCTCGGCCTCGCGTCCCTGTCGGAGCTACCCGATCTGGCGCCGCTCCTACCCGACGTGGACCTGATCGACGACCTCGACGAGGAACTGCTGGCGGATCCCCGATTCGCCAAACTGTCCTCTCAACCGTCAGACTCGAAGGAACTGATCATCGACGGTGGCACCACCACCGACTCACAGGACTGA